In a genomic window of Halalkalicoccus sp. CG83:
- a CDS encoding DNA-directed RNA polymerase subunit K, translating to MSGQHFNRYEKARILGARALQVSYGAPVLIETDQTEPILIAAEEYDAGALPFTVRRGNR from the coding sequence ATGTCCGGACAGCACTTCAACCGGTACGAGAAGGCCCGCATCCTCGGCGCGCGCGCGCTGCAGGTCTCCTACGGCGCACCGGTGCTGATCGAGACGGATCAGACCGAGCCGATCCTCATCGCCGCCGAGGAGTACGACGCGGGCGCGCTGCCGTTCACGGTTCGACGGGGGAACCGATGA
- a CDS encoding 50S ribosomal protein L13, with the protein MSVAEFQADLVVDARDCIMGRVASQVADAALSGERVAVVNAESAVITGSEEDVMSVYRKRAELGAESGPYYPKRPDGILKRAIRGMIPYKTTSGREAFENVRVYVGNPYDDAEVLDDTSLDRLSNIKFVHLGEVSENLGANVTW; encoded by the coding sequence ATGAGCGTCGCCGAGTTCCAGGCGGATCTGGTCGTCGACGCGCGCGATTGCATCATGGGACGGGTCGCAAGCCAGGTGGCCGACGCCGCCCTCTCGGGCGAGCGGGTCGCCGTGGTGAACGCCGAGTCCGCCGTGATCACCGGCAGCGAGGAGGACGTCATGAGCGTCTACCGGAAACGCGCCGAGCTCGGCGCCGAGAGCGGTCCGTACTACCCGAAGCGTCCCGACGGGATCCTCAAGCGGGCGATCCGCGGGATGATCCCCTACAAGACGACGAGCGGACGCGAGGCGTTCGAGAACGTCCGCGTCTACGTGGGCAACCCCTACGACGACGCGGAGGTCCTCGACGACACGTCGCTGGATCGGCTATCGAACATCAAGTTCGTCCATCTGGGCGAGGTAAGCGAGAACCTGGGAGCGAACGTCACATGGTAA
- a CDS encoding 30S ribosomal protein S9: MVTNTSGKKKTAVARATVSDGEGRVRINSQPVELVEPEIARLKMLEPFRIIEGVRDDVDIDVDVAGGGYNGQADAVRTAIARGLVEFNNDAELRDAYMEFDRSLLVNDVRQSEPKKWGGPGARARYQKSYR, from the coding sequence ATGGTAACCAACACGAGTGGAAAGAAGAAGACGGCCGTCGCCCGCGCGACCGTAAGCGACGGTGAGGGCCGCGTACGTATCAACTCCCAGCCAGTCGAGCTGGTCGAACCGGAGATCGCCCGCCTCAAGATGCTCGAACCGTTCCGCATCATCGAGGGCGTGCGCGACGACGTCGACATCGATGTCGACGTCGCCGGCGGCGGCTACAACGGTCAGGCCGACGCGGTCCGGACGGCGATCGCCCGCGGGCTCGTCGAGTTCAACAACGACGCCGAGCTGCGCGACGCCTACATGGAGTTCGACCGCTCGCTGCTGGTGAACGACGTCCGCCAGTCCGAGCCGAAGAAGTGGGGCGGGCCCGGCGCCCGCGCCCGGTACCAGAAGTCCTACCGCTGA
- a CDS encoding 30S ribosomal protein S11, which yields MSESEDSKWGVAHVHASFNNTIITVTDQTGAETIAKSSGGTVVKQNRDEASPYAAMQMAETVAQEVLDAGIEGVHVRVRGPGGNRQQNPGPGAQATIRALARAGLEIGRIEDVTPIPHDGARAPKSSGF from the coding sequence ATGAGCGAATCGGAAGACAGCAAGTGGGGCGTCGCACACGTCCACGCGTCGTTCAACAACACGATCATCACCGTGACCGATCAGACCGGCGCCGAGACGATCGCCAAATCGTCGGGCGGCACGGTCGTGAAACAGAACCGCGACGAGGCGTCGCCGTACGCGGCGATGCAGATGGCCGAGACGGTCGCACAGGAAGTGCTCGACGCGGGCATCGAAGGCGTCCACGTTCGTGTGCGCGGCCCGGGCGGTAACCGCCAGCAGAACCCCGGTCCCGGCGCACAGGCGACGATCCGGGCGCTCGCGCGCGCGGGCCTCGAGATCGGCCGCATCGAGGACGTCACGCCGATCCCGCACGACGGCGCTCGCGCACCCAAGAGCAGCGGGTTCTAA
- a CDS encoding DNA-directed RNA polymerase subunit N, translating into MMVPVRCFTCGNVVSEHWEAYKGRVEDGEDPAEVLDDLGVERHCCRRMLVSHTDLVDVVAPYQ; encoded by the coding sequence ATGATGGTACCAGTGCGGTGCTTCACGTGCGGGAACGTGGTGAGCGAACACTGGGAGGCCTACAAGGGCCGCGTCGAGGACGGCGAGGACCCCGCCGAGGTGCTCGACGACCTCGGCGTCGAACGCCACTGCTGTCGCCGGATGCTCGTCTCGCACACCGACCTCGTCGACGTGGTGGCACCCTACCAGTGA
- a CDS encoding 50S ribosomal protein L18e, with the protein MSKTNPRLTSLIAECKSVARDSGADVWHDIADRLEKPRRTHAEVNLGRIERYADEEETVVVPGKVLGSGVLQKNVTVAAVDFSNTAATKIEQADGTVIRLEDAIEQNPDGQNVRVIA; encoded by the coding sequence ATGAGCAAGACGAATCCGAGGCTCACCAGTCTCATCGCCGAATGCAAGTCGGTCGCCCGCGACTCGGGCGCCGACGTGTGGCACGACATCGCAGACCGCCTCGAGAAACCCCGACGTACGCACGCGGAGGTCAACCTCGGTCGGATCGAACGATACGCCGACGAGGAGGAGACCGTCGTCGTTCCGGGGAAGGTTCTCGGGAGCGGTGTGCTGCAGAAGAACGTCACCGTCGCGGCCGTCGACTTCTCGAACACGGCTGCGACGAAGATCGAACAGGCCGATGGCACGGTCATCCGACTGGAGGACGCCATCGAACAGAACCCCGACGGACAGAACGTGCGGGTGATCGCATGA
- a CDS encoding DNA-directed RNA polymerase subunit D has product MEPEFDVTIIERDDDERSLRFLVRNVTPAFANGVRRAMIADVPTLAIDTVRFIENSSVMFNEQLALRLGLVPLTTPPDEFETGDSVTLALDVEGPDTAYSGDLVSSDEVVSPADQNVPIIELKENQRLELEADAVLDSGKEHAKHQGGVSVGYRHLQRVRVVGDRDEFEEEEPNILRGVIETEDGELVPTSEFGHDLTNRYPGKELEVEDVPDAFVFHVETDGSMSTDELVDRAAASLGDRATELEEAVSL; this is encoded by the coding sequence ATGGAGCCCGAGTTCGACGTAACGATCATCGAGCGGGACGACGACGAGCGCTCGCTGCGCTTTCTCGTCCGGAACGTGACGCCCGCGTTCGCCAACGGGGTCCGCAGGGCGATGATCGCGGACGTGCCGACGCTCGCGATCGACACCGTCCGGTTCATCGAGAACTCGTCGGTGATGTTCAACGAGCAACTCGCGCTCCGACTGGGGCTCGTCCCGCTGACGACGCCGCCCGACGAGTTCGAGACCGGCGACTCGGTGACGCTCGCGCTCGACGTCGAGGGTCCCGACACCGCCTACTCGGGCGACCTCGTCAGTTCCGACGAGGTGGTCAGCCCGGCCGACCAGAACGTCCCGATCATCGAGCTGAAGGAGAACCAACGCCTCGAACTCGAGGCCGATGCCGTGCTCGACAGCGGCAAGGAACACGCCAAACACCAGGGCGGCGTCTCGGTCGGCTACCGACACCTCCAGCGCGTACGGGTCGTCGGCGACCGCGACGAGTTCGAGGAGGAGGAACCGAACATCCTGCGCGGCGTGATCGAGACCGAGGACGGCGAGCTCGTTCCGACGAGCGAGTTCGGCCACGACCTCACGAACCGATACCCCGGCAAGGAGCTCGAGGTCGAGGACGTCCCCGACGCGTTCGTCTTCCACGTCGAGACCGACGGCTCGATGTCGACCGACGAGCTGGTCGACCGAGCCGCCGCCTCGCTGGGCGATCGCGCGACGGAGCTCGAAGAGGCCGTCTCGCTGTAG
- the mvk gene encoding mevalonate kinase produces MITASAPGKVYLFGEHAVVYGEPAVPCAIERRATVAVEERSDGRLRVEAEDLSLDGFTVEYGETAGESPDVDVSPDLVEAAVGYVDAAVAQAREAADAPEAGLDITIESEIPLGAGLGSSAAVTVAGIAAATRELGVELATTEVAERAYRAEHEVQEGQASRADTFCSATGGAVRVEGENCRSIDAPDLPFVIGFDGGAGNTGRLVSGVRELRERYPFAADTVGTVGDLVRQGERALVEGNVEELGTLMDFNHGLLSALGVSSRSLDRMVWAARDAGAYGAKLTGAGGGGCIVALDPTDETETALRFTPGCEEGFRAALDDQGVRVE; encoded by the coding sequence ATGATCACTGCAAGCGCGCCGGGGAAGGTGTATCTCTTCGGCGAGCACGCGGTCGTCTACGGCGAGCCTGCGGTCCCCTGTGCGATCGAGCGGCGGGCGACGGTCGCGGTCGAGGAGCGCTCCGACGGCCGGCTTCGCGTCGAGGCGGAGGATCTCTCGCTCGACGGGTTCACCGTCGAGTACGGCGAGACGGCGGGGGAATCGCCGGACGTCGACGTCTCGCCCGACCTCGTCGAGGCGGCGGTGGGTTACGTCGACGCCGCGGTCGCCCAGGCCCGCGAGGCGGCGGACGCTCCGGAGGCGGGCCTCGACATCACGATCGAGAGCGAGATCCCGCTCGGGGCTGGGCTGGGCTCGTCAGCGGCGGTGACGGTAGCGGGGATCGCCGCCGCGACCCGGGAGCTGGGCGTCGAGCTCGCCACGACGGAGGTCGCCGAACGGGCCTACCGCGCGGAGCACGAGGTCCAGGAGGGCCAGGCCTCGCGCGCCGATACGTTCTGTTCGGCCACCGGCGGCGCGGTACGCGTCGAGGGTGAGAACTGCCGGTCGATCGACGCTCCCGATCTGCCGTTCGTCATCGGGTTCGACGGCGGTGCGGGCAACACCGGACGGCTCGTCAGCGGGGTGCGCGAACTGCGAGAACGCTACCCGTTCGCCGCCGACACGGTCGGGACCGTCGGCGACCTCGTCCGCCAGGGCGAGCGCGCGCTCGTCGAGGGAAACGTCGAGGAACTGGGCACCCTGATGGACTTCAACCACGGATTGCTCTCGGCGCTCGGGGTCTCCTCGCGCTCGCTCGATCGGATGGTGTGGGCGGCCCGTGACGCCGGCGCGTACGGCGCGAAGCTCACCGGAGCGGGCGGTGGCGGCTGCATCGTCGCGCTCGATCCGACCGACGAGACCGAGACGGCGCTTCGCTTCACGCCGGGCTGCGAGGAGGGCTTTCGCGCGGCGCTCGACGACCAGGGGGTGCGCGTCGAGTGA
- a CDS encoding glycosyltransferase — protein MKRNRLDERYPFVVTHHEVPIDRVPLSRPPEALESAIDALIPDLRTERFIVHTENQRKVLQERVGDSTPVEVIPHGVNDMFRNYDYDERPEEDHTVLFFGHVIPAKGIDTLLEAIPIVRERVPDVTLVIAGNGRLGTGSKRIIERYPANFEVHDSFIPNDQVGEFFSRAALVALPYRQQKGGTKGHSGALATAFSFGKPVVASAAGDFPSQVGESGAGAIVPPQDPEALADAIVDLLEDREKRARMAENSEKQAKRLSWDSIADRHLDLYESVLDER, from the coding sequence GTGAAACGCAATCGTCTGGACGAGCGCTACCCGTTCGTGGTAACCCACCACGAAGTGCCGATCGATCGGGTTCCTCTCTCCCGACCGCCCGAGGCACTGGAGTCGGCCATCGATGCGCTCATCCCCGATCTCCGGACGGAGCGGTTCATCGTTCACACGGAGAACCAGCGAAAGGTCCTCCAAGAGCGGGTCGGCGACTCGACGCCGGTAGAGGTCATCCCCCACGGCGTAAACGACATGTTCCGGAACTACGATTACGACGAGCGCCCCGAAGAGGACCACACCGTGCTCTTCTTCGGCCATGTCATCCCCGCCAAGGGGATAGACACGCTTCTCGAGGCGATCCCGATCGTCCGCGAACGGGTACCGGACGTTACTCTCGTGATCGCCGGAAACGGCCGGCTCGGTACCGGCTCGAAGCGGATCATCGAACGGTATCCCGCCAACTTCGAGGTCCACGACTCCTTCATCCCGAACGATCAGGTGGGCGAGTTCTTCTCCCGGGCCGCGCTCGTCGCCCTCCCCTACCGTCAACAGAAGGGCGGGACCAAAGGTCACAGCGGCGCGCTCGCGACCGCCTTCTCGTTCGGCAAGCCGGTCGTCGCCTCGGCGGCGGGTGACTTTCCGAGTCAGGTCGGCGAGTCCGGCGCCGGAGCGATCGTACCCCCGCAGGACCCCGAGGCACTCGCCGACGCGATCGTCGACCTGCTCGAGGATCGTGAGAAACGCGCGCGGATGGCCGAGAACAGCGAGAAGCAGGCGAAGCGTCTCTCGTGGGATTCGATCGCCGATCGACACCTCGACCTCTACGAGTCGGTCCTCGACGAACGCTGA
- the eno gene encoding phosphopyruvate hydratase encodes MTRITDVRLRRVLDSRANTTVEADVLTESGGFGRAAAPSGASTGEHEAIELDAEEAIANAREHAVPRLVGEVYAGDQRSVDAALHAADGTDDFSGIGANSAVAISMAAAKAGADMLGAPLYQHLGGAFRGENFPVPLGNVIGGGEHAADATDIQEFLSAPVGAPSVTDAVFANAAVHAEVHDLLADRDVPAGKGDEGAWAPSIDDEEAFELVAEATENVSERVGFEIGFGLDVAAAEMFEDGEYVYSDRTRSTDEQIEYVADLVREYDLVYVEDPLDENDFEAFAELTDRVGERTLICGDDLFVTNTERLAQGIDEGSANSILIKPNQIGTLTDAFDAVELATRNGLDPVISHRSGETEDTTIAHLAVATDAPFIKTGAASGERTAKLNELIRIAEDAL; translated from the coding sequence ATGACACGCATAACCGACGTCAGGCTCAGACGGGTCCTCGACTCGCGGGCGAACACGACGGTCGAGGCCGACGTACTGACCGAGAGCGGCGGGTTCGGCCGAGCCGCGGCCCCGAGCGGGGCGAGCACGGGCGAGCACGAGGCGATCGAACTCGACGCCGAGGAGGCGATCGCGAACGCCCGCGAACACGCCGTTCCTCGACTCGTCGGGGAGGTCTACGCCGGCGATCAGCGAAGCGTCGACGCGGCGCTGCACGCCGCCGACGGCACCGACGACTTCTCGGGAATCGGCGCGAACAGCGCGGTCGCGATCAGCATGGCCGCCGCGAAAGCCGGCGCCGACATGCTCGGCGCACCGCTGTACCAGCATCTCGGCGGGGCCTTCCGGGGCGAGAACTTCCCCGTTCCCCTCGGAAACGTCATCGGCGGAGGCGAACACGCCGCCGACGCGACGGACATCCAGGAGTTCCTCTCGGCGCCCGTCGGCGCACCAAGCGTCACCGACGCCGTGTTCGCGAACGCCGCCGTCCACGCCGAGGTACACGATCTCCTCGCGGATCGCGACGTTCCGGCTGGCAAGGGCGACGAGGGCGCATGGGCCCCCTCGATCGACGACGAGGAGGCCTTCGAGCTCGTGGCCGAGGCTACGGAGAACGTGAGCGAGCGCGTGGGTTTCGAGATCGGATTCGGCCTCGACGTCGCGGCCGCCGAGATGTTCGAGGACGGGGAGTACGTCTACAGCGACAGAACCCGCTCGACCGACGAGCAGATCGAGTACGTCGCCGACCTCGTCCGTGAGTACGATCTGGTCTACGTCGAGGACCCCCTCGACGAGAACGACTTCGAAGCGTTCGCCGAGCTCACCGATCGAGTCGGCGAGCGGACGCTGATCTGTGGGGACGACCTGTTCGTCACCAACACCGAACGGCTCGCGCAGGGCATCGATGAGGGCTCCGCCAACAGCATCCTGATCAAGCCCAACCAGATCGGCACGCTGACCGACGCCTTCGACGCCGTCGAGCTCGCGACGCGAAACGGGCTCGATCCGGTGATCTCGCATCGATCGGGCGAGACGGAGGACACGACGATCGCACACCTCGCCGTGGCGACCGACGCGCCGTTCATCAAGACGGGCGCGGCAAGCGGCGAGCGCACCGCCAAGCTGAACGAACTCATCCGCATCGCGGAGGACGCATTATGA
- a CDS encoding NAD-dependent epimerase/dehydratase family protein produces MNGRRILVTGGAGFIGSNLANHLARENDVIALDDCYLGTPENLDDDVEFRNASVLDEDLPTDVDCVFHLAALSSYAMHEDDPTTGVRVNVEGFVNTVEQAREDGCDTVVYASTSSIYGNRTEPSPEDMDVEVNTGYEASKLARERYAEYFANHYGMSMAGMRFFSVYQGYGGAEGHKGEYANIIAQFADDIANGRSPKIYGDGTQTRDFTHVDDVVRGLELAAEHELTGVYNLGTGEPYDFDTVVELLNAELDADVEPEYVENPIPDSVYVHDTCADPSKINEATGWEPRIDFREGIERVCAPYTS; encoded by the coding sequence ATGAACGGACGGCGCATCCTCGTGACCGGCGGCGCGGGGTTCATCGGCTCGAACCTCGCGAACCACCTCGCACGGGAGAACGACGTGATCGCACTGGACGACTGCTACCTCGGTACGCCGGAGAACCTCGATGACGACGTCGAGTTCCGGAACGCAAGCGTACTCGACGAGGACCTGCCGACCGACGTCGATTGCGTGTTCCACCTCGCGGCGCTCTCCTCGTATGCGATGCACGAGGACGATCCGACGACGGGCGTACGCGTCAACGTCGAGGGGTTCGTCAACACCGTCGAACAGGCGCGCGAGGACGGCTGTGACACCGTCGTCTACGCCTCGACCTCCTCGATCTACGGCAACCGGACCGAGCCCTCGCCGGAGGACATGGACGTGGAGGTCAACACGGGCTACGAGGCCTCGAAGCTCGCGCGCGAGCGCTACGCGGAGTACTTCGCGAACCACTACGGAATGTCGATGGCGGGGATGCGCTTCTTCTCGGTCTACCAGGGCTACGGCGGCGCCGAGGGCCACAAGGGCGAGTACGCGAACATCATCGCGCAGTTCGCCGACGACATCGCGAACGGACGCTCACCGAAGATCTACGGCGACGGCACCCAGACGCGGGACTTCACCCACGTCGACGACGTCGTCCGCGGGCTCGAACTCGCCGCGGAGCACGAGCTGACCGGCGTCTACAACCTCGGCACGGGCGAACCCTACGACTTCGACACCGTGGTCGAGCTACTGAACGCCGAACTCGACGCGGACGTCGAGCCCGAGTACGTCGAGAACCCGATCCCCGACTCGGTCTACGTCCACGACACCTGCGCTGACCCCTCGAAGATCAACGAGGCGACCGGCTGGGAGCCGCGGATCGATTTCCGGGAGGGGATCGAACGGGTCTGCGCGCCCTACACCTCGTAA
- a CDS encoding NAD-dependent epimerase/dehydratase family protein, with the protein MTVLDDFSSGSRGNVHPSATVVEGDIRDERRLDRAARDADVIFHEAASVSVDRSIEDPEGSHGINVEATLATLEAARREDARCVLASSAAIYGHPERIPIDESAPKSPASPYGIEKLSVDHYARVYEDLYGLPTIALRYFNAYGPRQTASDYSGVISVFLEQARAGRPITVHGDGSQTRDFVHVDDVVRANLLAMETDRVGEAYNVGTGRAISIKDLARAIREAAGSDSEIVYTEPRTGDIERSRADIEKARSMLGYEPTTALEDGLATLIDGSSTVSPV; encoded by the coding sequence GTGACCGTTCTCGACGACTTCTCGAGCGGCAGCCGCGGGAACGTCCACCCGTCTGCGACCGTCGTCGAGGGTGACATCCGCGACGAGCGGCGGCTGGACCGTGCGGCCCGGGACGCCGACGTGATCTTCCACGAAGCCGCCAGCGTCAGCGTCGATCGTTCGATCGAGGACCCCGAGGGAAGCCACGGGATCAACGTCGAGGCGACGCTGGCGACGCTGGAAGCAGCCCGTCGTGAGGACGCACGTTGTGTCCTCGCCTCGAGCGCGGCGATCTACGGTCACCCCGAACGGATTCCGATCGACGAGTCCGCGCCGAAGTCGCCCGCCTCGCCCTACGGGATCGAGAAGTTGAGCGTCGACCACTACGCGCGAGTGTACGAGGACCTCTACGGCCTCCCGACGATCGCGCTGCGGTACTTCAACGCGTACGGTCCACGCCAGACCGCGAGCGACTACAGCGGCGTCATCAGCGTCTTTCTCGAACAGGCCCGCGCCGGCCGACCGATCACCGTCCACGGCGACGGCAGCCAGACGCGGGACTTCGTCCACGTCGACGACGTCGTGCGGGCGAACCTGCTCGCGATGGAGACCGATCGGGTTGGCGAGGCCTACAACGTCGGTACCGGACGGGCGATCTCGATCAAGGATCTCGCGAGGGCCATCCGCGAGGCGGCCGGCTCGGACTCCGAGATCGTCTACACCGAGCCACGAACGGGAGACATCGAGCGGAGCCGAGCCGACATCGAGAAGGCCCGCTCGATGCTGGGCTACGAACCCACGACCGCGCTCGAGGACGGACTGGCGACGCTCATCGACGGGTCCTCGACGGTGTCCCCGGTGTGA
- the rpsB gene encoding 30S ribosomal protein S2 produces the protein MSNDPDQEGLDAAEEEIDEEPDAGGSGAEPDVDVDPDEDVRAETDAPTADADSEAEAETEPELEDEEEDAGPAFDEDVMPDDEADLLIPVEEYLGAGAHIGTQQKTKDMERFIHRVRTDGLYVLDVSMTDQRIRTAADFLSNYDPEQVLVTSSRQYGRFPAEKFAEVIGARARTGRFIPGTLTNPKYDGYIEPDVVVVTDPIGDAQAVTEAITVGIPVIAMCDSNNSTSNVDLVIPTNNKGRKALSVVYWLLANETLDRRGADTVYALEDFESGI, from the coding sequence ATGAGCAACGACCCAGACCAGGAGGGGCTCGACGCCGCCGAGGAGGAGATCGACGAGGAGCCCGACGCCGGCGGATCCGGCGCGGAGCCCGACGTAGACGTCGATCCCGACGAGGACGTCAGAGCCGAGACCGACGCACCGACCGCCGACGCCGACAGCGAGGCCGAGGCCGAAACCGAACCCGAACTCGAGGACGAAGAGGAGGACGCGGGGCCGGCGTTCGACGAGGACGTCATGCCCGACGACGAGGCCGATCTCCTCATCCCCGTCGAGGAGTACCTCGGCGCGGGCGCACACATCGGGACCCAGCAGAAGACCAAGGACATGGAGCGGTTCATCCACCGCGTCCGGACCGACGGTCTCTACGTGCTGGACGTCTCGATGACCGACCAGCGCATCCGTACGGCCGCGGACTTCCTCTCGAACTACGACCCCGAGCAGGTGCTCGTCACCTCCTCGCGCCAGTACGGTCGGTTCCCTGCCGAGAAGTTCGCCGAGGTGATCGGCGCGCGCGCACGGACGGGCCGATTCATCCCCGGCACGCTGACGAACCCGAAGTACGACGGCTACATCGAGCCGGACGTCGTGGTCGTCACCGACCCGATCGGCGACGCCCAGGCGGTGACCGAAGCGATCACGGTGGGAATCCCCGTGATCGCGATGTGCGACTCGAACAACTCCACGAGCAACGTCGACCTCGTGATTCCGACGAACAACAAGGGCCGCAAGGCGCTGTCGGTGGTCTACTGGCTGCTCGCGAACGAGACGCTGGACCGGCGCGGCGCGGACACCGTCTACGCGCTCGAGGACTTCGAGAGCGGGATTTAA